TGCCGGTCGTCGCCGCCGAGGTCGCGGCGGCGAGCGGCGCGCAGATCGTTCCGCATCTCGGCAACCCGCATCTCGCCCTGCTGGTCGACATCCTGTCCTACGCCCTCTGGGCCTATTCGGTGCCGGTCGCGCTCGGCATCGTCGCGGTCCTGCTGCTCCGCCTCGTGCTGCACCGCCTGCCGCATCGCGACATGGCGCCCTCGTCCTGGCTCACTTTGGGGCCGATCGGCACCGGCGCGCTCGGCCTGCTCCTGCTCGGCGCCGATGCGCAGGGCGCGCTCGCCCCGCTCGGCCTGCCGGGGCTCGCCGATGCGGCGCGCGGCATCGGCCTGATCGGCGGCGTCATCCTCTGGGGTTACGGCGTCTGGTGGCTCGCCTTCGCGGTGCTCGCAACCCTGCGCTACCTGCGCGGCGGCATTCCGTTCAATCTCGGCTGGTGGGGCTTCACCTTCCCGCTCGGCGTCTACGCCGCCACCACCTTCGCCCTCGCCGGGCAGACCCACCTCGCCCTGTTCCACATCGCCGCCGTGGCGATGACGGCGAGCCTCGCCGCCCTCTGGGTGATCGTCGCGGCGATGACGCTGCGGGGTGCCGCCAGCCGCGCGCTCTTCGCCGCCCCCTGCCTGCTGCGCGGCGCCATTCCGGAGGACGCGCTGACCGCCGACATGGTCTGACCGGGTCCCGGCCGGGACTCGCCATCGCCCGACGCCTCGACTAACGTTGCCGGCGCGCCCCCATCGCCGATGGGGCGCGCCGGTCCCGTATCCGGTTCTTCGTCCGCGTTCTCCGGGGCCCGCCAGCCGCGCCTTTCCATCAAGAATGCCAATACGGGGGACGATTTCATGAAAAAATTCATCAACGCGCCGGAAAACGTGGTGGCCGAGGCGCTGGCCGGCATGGCCGCCGCGCATCCCGATCTGATCCGTGTCCACACCGATCCCGATTTCATCACCCGCGCCGATGCCCCGGTGCGCGGCAAGGTGGCGCTGCTCTCCGGCGGCGGCTCCGGTCACGAGCCGATGCATGGCGGTTTCGTCGGCCGCGGCATGCTCGATGCCGCCTGCCCCGGCGCGGTCTTCACCAGCCCGACGCCGGACCAGATGCTCGCCGCCACCAGGGCGGTCGATGGCGGCGCCGGCGTGCTCCATATCGTGAAGAACTACACCGGCGACGTGCTGAACTTCGAGATGGCCGCCGACCTCGCGAAGGAGGAGGGGCTCGACGTCGCCGCCGTCGTGATCGATGACGATGTGGCGGTGCAGGACAGTCTCTACACCGCCGGCCGCCGCGGCGTCGGCGCCACAATCCTCGCCGAGAAGATCTGCGGCGGTGCCGCCGAGGCCGGCGCCGACCTCGCCAGCGTCGCCGCCCTCTGCCGCGAGGTGAACGGCGCCGCCCGCTCGATGGGCGTCGCGCTCAGCCCCTGCACCGTGCCGCATGCCGGCAAGCCGAGCTTCACCCTCGGCGAGGGCGAGATGGAATACGGCATCGGCATCCATGGCGAGCCCGGCCGCAAGCGCATCCCCATCGAACCGGCCGACCGTGTGGCCGAAATGCTGATGGAACCCATCCTCGCCGACCTGCCGTTCCGCCAGGGCGACAAGGTGCTGCTCTTCGTCAACGGCCTCGGCGGCACGCCGCTGGTCGAGCTCTACATCCTCTACCGCAAGGCCGCGGAGATCGCCCGAAGCCACGGGCTGACCGTCGCGCGCTCGCTGGTCGGCCCCTACATGACCAGCCTCGAGATGGCCGGCACCTCGATCACCCTGCTGCGCCTGACCGACGACATGATCCGTCATTGGGACGCGCCGGTCGTCACCCCGGCGCTGCGCTGGGGCGCCTGAGGCGGGCAGGGGGGATTGCGCATGGCCGACCAGCTCGACGTTCCGCTCCTCACCGCCTGGCTCGGTCGCGCCGCCGCCGCGATCGAGGCGCAGCAGGGCTACCTCTCCGATCTCGACGCCGCGATCGGCGATGGCGATCACGGCGCCAACCTCGCCCGCGGCTTCAAGGCCGTCATGGCGAAGCTCGGCACGCCCGCCGATCCGGCGGCGCTGTTCCGCACCGTCGGCATGACGCTGATCGGCACCGTCGGCGGCGCCTCCGGCCCGCTCTACGGCACTCTCTTCGTCGAGATGGCCAAGGCCGCCGCCGGCCGCGCCACGCTCGACGCCGCCGGCTGGCACACCGCGCTTGCCGCCGGCGTCGCCGGCGTGGTCGCCCGCGGCAAGGCGGCCCCCGGCGACAAGACGATGATCGACGCGCTCACCCCCGCCGTCGCCGCCCTCGAAGCGGCGGCCAGCCTGCCCGAGGCGCTCGCCCGCTCGGCCGCAGCCGCGCGGGAGGGCGCCGAGGCCACCGCCCCGCTGGTCGCCCGCAAGGGCCGCGCCTCCTATCTCGGCGAACGCGCGATCGGCCATGTCGATCCGGGGGCGACCTCGTCGGCGATGCTGCTCGCCGCCCTCGCCGAAGCCGCCGGCTGAGCGGCCCCGGCGCGCGGCGTCATGGCAACCGGCCTCCTGCTCGTCTCGCACAGCGCGGCGCTGGCCCGCGCCACCGCCGAACTCGTCCGGCAGATGACCGGCGACCGCCTCGCCCTCGCCATCGCCGCCGGCGCCGGGCCGGACCATGCCGAACTCGGCACCGACCCGCTCGCCATCCTCGCCGCCTGCGAGGAACTGGCCGGCTGCGAGGGCATCGTCGTGCTGATGGATCTCGGCAGCGCCGTACTCAGCGCCGAAATGGCGCGCGACCTCGCGGACGATGCCCTGCGCGCCCGGCTTCACCTCGCCCCGGCCCCGTTCGTCGAGGGCGCGCTGGCGGCGGGTGTGGCGGCCGCCGCCGGGCAGGCCGCCGACCGCGTCGCCGCCGAGGCGCTGGCCGGGCTCGCGCCGAAACAGGATGCGCTCGGCACCCAAGAACACGCCGCGCCGCCGCCGCCAGCCGCCACGCTCACCCGCGCGGTCACGCTGGCCGATCCGAACGGCCTGCATCTCCGCCCCGCCGCGCGCTGTGTCGAGGCCGCCGCCCGGTTCGACGCCACGCTGCGCCTCCGCCACAACGGCCGCGTCGCCCCGCTCGACAGCCCGACCGCGCTGATGGCGCTCGGCGCGAAGGGCGGCACGGAGGTGACGATCGAGGCCTCCGGCCCCGAGGCCGAACCCGCCGCCGCCGCCCTCGCCGCCATCCTCGCCGAGCGCCCGGCGGAACCCCACGCCGAAACCCCGTCGAAAGCGTCATCCGGCGGATTCGTGCCGATGTCCCCCGGCCGCGCCGCCGGCCCGGTCGTCGCCGTCGGCCGCGCCCGGCCGGCGGTGCCCGAAACCACGGTGGCGGACCGCGCTGCGGCGCTGGCCCGGCTCGATGAAGCGCTGGCCGCCGCCCGCGCCGCGCTCGCCGGCAACCCGATCCTCGCCGCCCAGGCCGCCCTGCTCGCCGACCCGGCGCTGATCGGCCCCGCCCGCGCCGCGATCGAGGCGGATGGCCGCCACGAGGCCGCCGCCTGGCGCGACGCCATCGCCGCCGCCGCCGCCAGCCACGAGGCGCTCGACGACCCCTATCTCCGCGCCCGCGCGCGCGACCTGCGCGAGGCCGGCGATGCCGTGCTCCGCGAACTGCTCGGCGGCTTCGGCCTCGACCTGCCGGCCAAGCCCGCGATCATCGCGGTGGACGAACTCACCGCCGCCGAGGCCGCGAGCCTGCCGCCCACCATCCTCGGCGTGCTCGACCGGCGCGGCGGCCCCACCAGCCACGCCGCGATCCTGCTCCGCGCCGCCGGCATTCCCGCCCTGGGCGGCGTCGCGCTCGATCCGCCGCCGTCCCGCGCCGCCTTCGACGGCGCGACCGGCGAATTCGTCGCCGAGCCCGACGCCGCGACCGAAGCCCGCTTCCGCGCCGCCGACCTCCTCGCGCCGGGTCCCGCCTCCGTCATCCTTCCCGGCGGCGAGGCGCTCGAATTCTGGGCGAATGTCGCCGGCCCCGCCGATGCCGCCGCCGCCGCCCGCGCCGGCGCCTTCGGCGTCGGCCTCGCCCGCACCGAAATGCTCTTCCTCGGCCGCGCCGACATGCCGGGCGAGGACGAGCAGGAAGCCCGCGTCGGCGCGATGATCGCGCCGTTCCGGGGCCGTCCGGTCGTGGTCCGCCTGCTCGATGCCGGGGCGGACAAGCCGGTGCCCTTCCTCGCCCTGGCGTCGGAGGAAAATCCCGCCCTCGGCGTGCGCGGCGTGCGCGCGCTGCTGCGCCGGCCGGATTTCTGCGCCGCCCATCTGCGCGCCCTGCTGCGCGCCGGCGCCGGGCACGACCTGCGGATCATGGTCCCGATGGTCACCTTCGCCGCCGAGTTGCGCGCTATACGCGACCTGCTCGCCGCCGCCGCGCGCGATGTCGGCTGCTCGCCGCCGCCGCTCGGCGCGATGATCGAGGTGCCCGCCGCCGCCCTCACCGTGCCGGACCTGCTGGCGGCGAGCGACTTCTTTTCGATCGGCACCAACGATCTCACGCAATACGTCCTCGCCGCCGATCGCGGCCACAAGGATCTCCCCGGCTTCGCCGATGCCGGCCATCCGGCGGTCATCGGCCTCTGTGCCCGGGTCTGCCGCGATGCCGGGGCGGTCCCCGTTTCCGTCTGCGGCGAAGCCGCCGGCGATCCGTCGACCGCCCGCCTCCTGGTCGAGGCCGGCATCCGCAAGCTCTCGATGGGCGCCGCCCGGCTCAGCGCCCTCCGCGCGGCGTTTTCCGCCAGCGCATCCTGACATCCGCGCACCCGGACCACGGGGCCGACGCTCGGCCCGCCCCTTACCCCGTTCCGGGCGAGGGGCGGGATGCGGTCAGGCCGTCAGCCTGGTCTCCGCCGCCTGCTGCATCACCGGATAGCGCAGACCGGCTTTCAGCGGCGTCACGGTCAGAACGCGGCCCTTGAGCAAGCTCGCCGGCACCAGCGCCGCGCCATCGGTCCAGCGGCCATCGGCTTCCACGCCGTGCCACCCTTCGGCCAGTGCCGGATGATCGAGCGCCACCGGTTCGTCGCCCGCCATCAAACCGCCGATCTTGACGCCGAGCCGGCGGCGGTCGCGCGGATCGGGCGTGACCTCGGCGGGAACCGCGCTGCGCGACGTGATGATCGCGGCGCCGTCGGCGCGGTATTCGACGCGAAGCTGCGCGTCGTCCGTCGTCTCGAGTCCCGCGCGCTCGAGGATCCGCGTCCGGACCTGCTCGACGATCGCGCCATGCTCGGCGAAGGGGGCGCAGCTTGCCGCCTCGCGCAGCGGCTGCGCGAACTCCGGATGCAGGGCGATGGCGGCACCGCCATTTTCGAAGGCCTGGCGGTTGCCGGTCTCAAGGTAGCTTTCCGCCGGCATGTTCTCGGCCAGCAGGATCGCGTGCGCCGGTAGTTCGACATGGTAATAGGTGACGCTGCGCCGCTCGACCTGCCGGATCGTCATGCCGTTGACGAGCGCTTTCGCCGGGATGAGCGCGCCGTTGAAATAGAACGCATGATCCGGCGAAACGACGAGGTCGCGCGCCGGCACGTTATCCGCAATCGCATGAGCGCCGATCAGCACCGGCTGCACCGCGTCGGGCCTCGCATGGCGACCCGGTTCGATCGTGCGATGTCCGATCCACACCACGGGCGCCGTCCCGCCGCCATGCAGGAGGACGGCGTCTCCCTTCGCCAGTTCCTCGACCGGGACGCCACCGCGCGTCGTCGCAATCCGGGTGCCCTCGGCAAAGCACGCATTCGAACCAAGCGACGACAAGGACGGCGTCACGCCATCGAACGTAATTTGGTTAGTATTCTGACCTTGTATGTCATAGAATACACCCTGCTGCGTATAGAGATTTACGTCAGTCTGTTCGATACCGCCGGAAAAACTGAATTCCAGCCCGTGTACATCGAGTCCCTGCGTATTGCCATTATATCCGCCGTAGCCGCCGCCGGACGTCGTGCCCGGGAAAATCGCGTTGTCGAAAAGTACGCCGCGGCCTACCTGAACTTGCCCGCTGTTTCCGACCATCCCGGTGATTGTGTTGCCTTCCCAGGTCCCGCTGATCGACAAGACGGGATACCCCTCGCCGCTAACGACACCGATGTTCTGGGGGTTGGTGATCGTGGCGATCGTTGTCGAGATCGTCACGTTGACCGTGTCTGTGTATGAACCGTCGGTAAAGGTATATGTAAAAGTTTCCTGTCCGGACATGATGAAACACCTCAAAAATTATATTATATCTAAAGATAAATACAGTAAATCAGCGAAGTTACCCTTCTTTAATCCATAGAATGTTGCCGGTGCAAGTTTATTGTTGGTGCCAGCTCATACACTCGGGTAACGCAGTCCCCCGGACCGTGCGATGCGTCGGCCCGGCCCTGCCCATCGTCGTTAGAGCACCATCCGATCAGACGAAAACACCCGTTCGGATGAGGATGCTTGGTTAGTCATCGGAGAGGATCATTCATCCGATCCGTCCGGATCGGAAACCGCTCAGTCCCCCGCCTGTGCCGCAAGTCGCCGTGCCGGCGCCGCCCGGCCGGGCTGGCGATGCCGATAGGCGATCGCCTCGGCGACATGCTCCCGCCGCACCACGTCCACGCCGGCCAGGTCCGCGATGGTCCGGGCCACCCGCAGGATGCGCGTCAGCCCCCGCGCCGAGAGGTGCAGCCGGTCCGCCGCCTGTTCCGCCAGCGCCCGCGCCGCGGCATCGAGCGCGATCGCGTCGCCGGCGAGGTCCGCGTTGCCCACGCCCTCGCCCTGCCGCGCGCGCTGGATCGCCCGGCATGCCGCCACCCGCGCGGCCACGGTCTCGCTCCGCTCGCCCGGCGGTGCGCGCATCAGCTCCGCCGGACTCGCCGGCGCGATCTCCACCACGAGATCGATGCGGTCGAGCAGCGGTCCGCTGATCCGCCCCTGATAGTCCTCCCCGCAGCGCGGCGCGCGGCCGCAGGCGCGGGCGGCATCGAACAGGTGGCCGCAGCGGCACGGATTCATCGCCGCGACCAGCTGGAACCGCGCCGGATAGGTGACATGCGCCGCCGCCCGCGCCACCGTGGTCCGCCCGGTCTCCAGCGGCTGGCGCAGCGCCTCCAGTGCCGCGCGCGGAAATTCCGGAAACTCGTCGAGGAACAGCACGCCCCGATGCGCCAGCGAAATCTCGCCCGGCCGCGCCCGGTTGCCGCCGCCGGCGATCGCCGCCATGCTCGCCGAGTGGTGCGGCTCGCGAAACGGCGGCCGCGTCACCAGCCGCCCCTCGCTCAGCAGCCCGGCGACCGAGTGAACCATGCTGACCTCCAGCGCCTCGCGCGGCGTCAGATCGGGCAGCAGCCCAGGCAGCCGCGCCGCCAGCATCGACTTCCCGCCCCCCGGCGCGCCGATCATCAGCAGGTTGTGCTGCCCCGCCGCGGCGATCTCGAGGGCGCGCCGCGCCCCGTCCATCCCCCGCACATCGGCGAGGTCCGGCTGGCGCGAAGGTGCCTGGAACCGCCCGCGCGGCGGCGGCTCCAGCAGCGCCTCGCCGCGGAAATGGTTGATCAGCGCGAGCAGGTCGGCCGGCGCCAGCACGCCGATCTCGCCGGCCCAGCCCGCTTCCGGCCCCTGCGCCGCGGGGCAGATCAGGCCGAGATCGCGCGCCCCCGCGGCAATCGCCGCCGGCAACACCCCGGCCACCGGCGCCAGCCGCCCGTCGAGCGACAGCTCGCCGATCGCCGCGAACCGCGCCATCTCCTCCGCCGGCAGCACGTCCATCGCGGTCAGCACGCCGAGCGCGATCGGCAGGTCGAAATGGCTGCCCTCCTTCTGCAGGTCCGCCGGGGCCAGGTTCACGAGGATGCGCTTCGCCGGCAGCGCGAGGCCCATCGCGGTCAGCGCCGCGCGCACCCGCTCCCGCGATTCCGCCACCGCCTTGTCGGCCAGCCCGACGACGAGAAAGACCGGCAGCCCGGCGGCGATCTGCACCTGCACCTCGACCGGCTGCGCCTCGATCCCGGCGAAGGCGAAGCTCTGGATGCGGGTGATGCTCACGCCGCCGCCCCGGAGAGGAATCCCTCGCGGCGGAAGCTCAGCCACCCCGCCTTGCCGATGATGACATGGTCATGCAGCGTGATGTCGAGCAGGGCGACGGCGCGCTGCACCTCCCGCGTCATCTCGACGTCGTCGCGCGAGGGGGAGGGGTCGCCGCTCGGGTGGTTGTGAACGAGGATGAGCGCCGTCGCCCGTGTCTCGATCGCCCGCCGCACCACCTCGCGCACATAGACCTGGGTATGGTTCACCGTCCCGCGCGAGGCCACCTCGTCGGCGAGCAGCCGGTTGCGGTTGTCGAGATAGATCACGCGGAACTGCTCCACCGGCTCGCGCGCCATCGCGATGGTGAGGTAATCGATCAGCCGCTCCCAGTTGTTCAGCACCGGCGCGTCCGCCAGCTCCGCGCGGGCGAGGCGGATGGCCGAGGCCTGCACGAGCTTGATCGCCGCCACGCTGTGCTGCCCGAGCCCCGGTGTCGCGAACAGCGCGTCCGGCTCGGCGGCGAGCACGGCGGCATAGGAGCCGAACCGGTTGATCAGCGCCTTGGCGAGCGGCTTGGTGTCGCCCTTCTTGAAGGCGAGGAAGAGCAGCATTTCCAGCAGCTCGTAATCGGCCAGCGCCTCGGCGCCGCGGCCGAGCAGCTTCTCGCGCATCCGGCCGCGATGGCCCTGCGGCCCGGTGCTGGAGAAGGGCGCATCGGCCGCCGGCGCGTGGTCGAACCCGCCGCGCTCCGCCATCCCGCGCCGCCCCGGAAGCGGGGCCGCTTCCGGGAATGGCTCGCCGCCGTGCCGGCGCATCGCGCGGAATAGATTTTCAAGCAAAAGGAGAAAAACTCCATCTCAGATACTCGCCAAGGTTGAATACTACCGATCCACCCGCCGGCTTGTCCAGCGTCATCGCCGTGGCTTGCGCCCCACGCGGCCGCGCAGATAGAACAGCGCACGGCCGCCGCCGGCTGCCGCCATTCCGTCCCGGAGACCCTCATGAGCCGCATCATCCGCACCGAAGCGAACGAAATCCTCTCGAAAGCCGTCGAATATCATGGCTTCGTCTACACCCAGGGCGTGGTCGCGGCGGACCCGGCCGGCGACATCACCGCCCAGACCCGCGATGTTCTCGCCCAGATCGACGCGCTGCTCGAACAGCACGGGACCGACAACACGCGCCTTCTGCAGGCGCAGATCTGGCTGAAATCGATCGACGACCGCGGCGCGATGAACGCCGTCTGGTCGGCCTGGCTGCCGGAAGGCGGCGCGCCGGTCCGCGCCTGCGTCGAGGCGAAGCTCGCCGATCCGCGCTACCTGGTCGAGATCATGGTCGTCGCCTGCCGCTGACCCCGGCCGCGTAAACATTTTCCGCCATTCGCGCCGGATGAAATCTCGATCTTCATCCGGCGTTAGGAAGTTCGTCGTAACGTCCGCCCCATGTCGCCGCGAAACATTAAATTTTCCTCGCGCGTGACATTTTTGCCCAGTCCGAGGGTTGCGTTCACCGCAGTCCCCCCGTAACAGGAATGCAAGCCATTCGTGGCTTGAAACAAAGACCCGAGTCGGCAAAAAGCTCGGTCCGGTTACTGCGCTGACTGAGCAAAATCCGGCATTGGCTTGATTGGATTGTGGTTTTTTTGTGTCCGGAAGGGGCGCGCGGAACAAGAAGGCGAACGGGGCATGTGGGCAGGCGTTACGCGATTGAAGGAAACATCACGGTTTTGCGGCGGCGTTTTCGTTGCCTTCCTTCTCGCGCATGTCGGCCATGCAAAGACGGAACATACCGCTCCCGCGCGCGTCGTCCACCGAGTGAAATCGCCCGTGCGCCACGTCGTCTACCACCACGAACCGGTGCGCCACGCCCCCATCCACCATGTCGTCTACCGGCATGAGCCGGTCCACCGCGCCCCCGTCCGCCATGTCGTCGATCATCACGTCGTCGCGCGCCACATCGTCGAGCACCGCGCCCCGGTGCGCCATGTGGTCTACCGTCACGTCGAGCATCCGCGCGTGGAACATCACGTCGTCGTCCGCCACGTCGTCGAGCGCCGCCCGGCCGTCCGGCGTTATCGCTATCCGCGCCATCTCGTCCGCCGCACCAGCTATCTCTGGTGCGTGCCCTATGCGCGCGAAGTCTCGCATATCGACATCAAGGGCGATGCCTTCCTCTGGTGGGCCGAGGCGGCCGGCCGCTACGCCCGCGGCTATCGCCCCGAGGATGGCGCCGTGCTCAACTTCCGCCCGACCGGCCGCATGCCGCTCGGCCATGTCGCCGTCGTTGCCAAGGTGATCAACAGCCGCGAAATCCTGGTCGACCAGGCCAACTGGATCCCCGATACCGTGAGCCGCAACGTCCCGGTCATCGACGTATCGCCGAACAACAACTGGTCCGAGGTCAAGGTCGCGCTCGGCAACGGCTCGTTCGGCACGGTCTATCCGACCTACGGCTTCATCTACAACCAGGCGCCGTCCAATGTCGTCTACGCCAGCAATGGCGGGACCGAGGTGGCCGAGGCGCCGGTGGTCCACAAGATCCGCCTGACCGCGCCGAACCGCACCCTGCGCTGAGCCGTCCCGGCGTCAGTCCGGCAGCAGCCGGGCGAGCGAGAGAAATTCCGCGGGCGTGAGCGTCTCCGCCCGGCGCGACGGATCGATCCCCGCCGCTTCGGCCAGCGTCGCGCCGCCCAGCGCCTTCAGCGACCCCCGCAGCATCTTCCGCCGCTGCCCGAACGCCGCCGCCGTCACCCGCCCCACCTTCGCGAGCAGCGCCGGCTGGAGCTGGTCCTCGTGCGGCACCAGCCTGACCACGGCCGAGTCCACCTTGGGCGGTGGTGAAAACGCGCCGGGCGGCAGCGTCAGCACGATCGCGCCGCGCACGGTGAGCGCCGCGAGCACCGCCAGCCGTCCATAGGCCGGGCTGCCAGGGGCCGCGACGATCCGTTCCGCCACCTCACGCTGGAACATCAGCGTCATCGAGCGGAAGCACGCCGCTTGGTGCAGCCAGCGCAGCAGCATCGCGGTGCCGGCATTGTAGGGCAGGTTGGCGACGATCGCGCGCGGCGCCGGCACCAGCGCCGCAAGGTCGAGATCGAGCGCATCGCCCTCCACCACCCGCAGCCGCCCCGGGTCCGCCGCCGCGAGTTCCGCAACCGCGCCGACCGCCCGCGGATCGAGTTCGATGGCGGTCACCCCCGCCGCGTCGCTCGCCAGCAGCGCGCGCGTCAGCCCGCCCGGCCCCGGCCCCACCTCAATAACGTTGACACCCGCCAGCGGCCCGGCCAGCCGCGCGATCCGCGCGAGCAGGTCGGGGTCGAGCAGGAAATGCTGCCCCAGCGCGCGCTTCGCCGACAGCCCGTGCCGCGCGATCACCTCGCGCAGCGGCGGCGCTCCCTGTGTCACGGGGTGGCGAAAATCCGGATCTCGGCGTCGCGGTGCAGCGTGTCCATCAGCCGCTGCGCCTCCAGCGACACCCGGCGGTTGATCAGCATCTCCTCGATCGCCTTCTTCCCCGGCAGGCCGATCTTGCTGGTCTCCCGCTTGCAGACCATGACGATGGCGATGCCGCTGCTCGACACCAGCGGCTCGCTCGGCTGGCCGAGCGGCAGCGAGGACAGCAGCTTGCGGAACGCAGCCGGCCGCACGGTGGTCAGGTCGACCGGCCCCGGATTGGACTTCTGCACGCTGCCCGCCGCCGCGTTCGCGGCCTCCACCTCGGCGCAGGAATGCAGCGTGCCGCGCAGCGCGTTGGCATGCTGCAGCACGCCAAGCTGCTGCGCATCCGGCTGGCCGCCGGCGAAGGGCTTCGTGAAGGGCAGGAACACCTGGCGGATCGACAGCGTCGTCCGCTGCCCGACGCCGAACTGGCGGATGCCGAGCTGGTTGACGATCTCGAAGCCGCCCGCCACCCGCACCGGGTCGCTGATCGCCCCGACCGGCATCTTCTCGACGATGCGGCGCACCGCGGGGTCGAGCAGGTCGGGCTGCACCCACCCGCGGTCGCCGCCGGTCAGCGCGCTCTGGCTCTGGCTGAACTGGGCCGCCACCACCGGGAAGGGCGCGCCCGCGCGCAGCTGCCTGATCACCACATCCGCGAAACGCCGGGCATTCGCCACATCCGCCGGATTTTCGACGGGGATGAAGATTTCGGCGATGTGGTACTGCGTCTTGCCGATCTCCTTCTTCATCGCCGCCTCCTCGGCGGCGATGTCGGCCGCGGTCGGGCGCAGGTCGGGGCCGA
This genomic interval from Acidiphilium multivorum AIU301 contains the following:
- a CDS encoding TDT family transporter, whose protein sequence is MLTQGFARFIHARRTDLLAIVRQFTPNWFAATMGTGILALDLNQLPGLHRPAMALWLLNIVLFTLFTLLYAARWLLYPREAARIFGHSVMSMFLGTIPMGLATIINGFIAFGLAPLGPEAVGIATALWWADVALSLVIGIGVPFLMVIRQDHAIERMTAVWLLPVVAAEVAAASGAQIVPHLGNPHLALLVDILSYALWAYSVPVALGIVAVLLLRLVLHRLPHRDMAPSSWLTLGPIGTGALGLLLLGADAQGALAPLGLPGLADAARGIGLIGGVILWGYGVWWLAFAVLATLRYLRGGIPFNLGWWGFTFPLGVYAATTFALAGQTHLALFHIAAVAMTASLAALWVIVAAMTLRGAASRALFAAPCLLRGAIPEDALTADMV
- the dhaK gene encoding dihydroxyacetone kinase subunit DhaK, coding for MKKFINAPENVVAEALAGMAAAHPDLIRVHTDPDFITRADAPVRGKVALLSGGGSGHEPMHGGFVGRGMLDAACPGAVFTSPTPDQMLAATRAVDGGAGVLHIVKNYTGDVLNFEMAADLAKEEGLDVAAVVIDDDVAVQDSLYTAGRRGVGATILAEKICGGAAEAGADLASVAALCREVNGAARSMGVALSPCTVPHAGKPSFTLGEGEMEYGIGIHGEPGRKRIPIEPADRVAEMLMEPILADLPFRQGDKVLLFVNGLGGTPLVELYILYRKAAEIARSHGLTVARSLVGPYMTSLEMAGTSITLLRLTDDMIRHWDAPVVTPALRWGA
- the dhaL gene encoding dihydroxyacetone kinase subunit DhaL, which translates into the protein MADQLDVPLLTAWLGRAAAAIEAQQGYLSDLDAAIGDGDHGANLARGFKAVMAKLGTPADPAALFRTVGMTLIGTVGGASGPLYGTLFVEMAKAAAGRATLDAAGWHTALAAGVAGVVARGKAAPGDKTMIDALTPAVAALEAAASLPEALARSAAAAREGAEATAPLVARKGRASYLGERAIGHVDPGATSSAMLLAALAEAAG
- the dhaM gene encoding dihydroxyacetone kinase phosphoryl donor subunit DhaM; this encodes MATGLLLVSHSAALARATAELVRQMTGDRLALAIAAGAGPDHAELGTDPLAILAACEELAGCEGIVVLMDLGSAVLSAEMARDLADDALRARLHLAPAPFVEGALAAGVAAAAGQAADRVAAEALAGLAPKQDALGTQEHAAPPPPAATLTRAVTLADPNGLHLRPAARCVEAAARFDATLRLRHNGRVAPLDSPTALMALGAKGGTEVTIEASGPEAEPAAAALAAILAERPAEPHAETPSKASSGGFVPMSPGRAAGPVVAVGRARPAVPETTVADRAAALARLDEALAAARAALAGNPILAAQAALLADPALIGPARAAIEADGRHEAAAWRDAIAAAAASHEALDDPYLRARARDLREAGDAVLRELLGGFGLDLPAKPAIIAVDELTAAEAASLPPTILGVLDRRGGPTSHAAILLRAAGIPALGGVALDPPPSRAAFDGATGEFVAEPDAATEARFRAADLLAPGPASVILPGGEALEFWANVAGPADAAAAARAGAFGVGLARTEMLFLGRADMPGEDEQEARVGAMIAPFRGRPVVVRLLDAGADKPVPFLALASEENPALGVRGVRALLRRPDFCAAHLRALLRAGAGHDLRIMVPMVTFAAELRAIRDLLAAAARDVGCSPPPLGAMIEVPAAALTVPDLLAASDFFSIGTNDLTQYVLAADRGHKDLPGFADAGHPAVIGLCARVCRDAGAVPVSVCGEAAGDPSTARLLVEAGIRKLSMGAARLSALRAAFSASAS
- a CDS encoding Hint domain-containing protein codes for the protein MSGQETFTYTFTDGSYTDTVNVTISTTIATITNPQNIGVVSGEGYPVLSISGTWEGNTITGMVGNSGQVQVGRGVLFDNAIFPGTTSGGGYGGYNGNTQGLDVHGLEFSFSGGIEQTDVNLYTQQGVFYDIQGQNTNQITFDGVTPSLSSLGSNACFAEGTRIATTRGGVPVEELAKGDAVLLHGGGTAPVVWIGHRTIEPGRHARPDAVQPVLIGAHAIADNVPARDLVVSPDHAFYFNGALIPAKALVNGMTIRQVERRSVTYYHVELPAHAILLAENMPAESYLETGNRQAFENGGAAIALHPEFAQPLREAASCAPFAEHGAIVEQVRTRILERAGLETTDDAQLRVEYRADGAAIITSRSAVPAEVTPDPRDRRRLGVKIGGLMAGDEPVALDHPALAEGWHGVEADGRWTDGAALVPASLLKGRVLTVTPLKAGLRYPVMQQAAETRLTA
- a CDS encoding YifB family Mg chelatase-like AAA ATPase codes for the protein MSITRIQSFAFAGIEAQPVEVQVQIAAGLPVFLVVGLADKAVAESRERVRAALTAMGLALPAKRILVNLAPADLQKEGSHFDLPIALGVLTAMDVLPAEEMARFAAIGELSLDGRLAPVAGVLPAAIAAGARDLGLICPAAQGPEAGWAGEIGVLAPADLLALINHFRGEALLEPPPRGRFQAPSRQPDLADVRGMDGARRALEIAAAGQHNLLMIGAPGGGKSMLAARLPGLLPDLTPREALEVSMVHSVAGLLSEGRLVTRPPFREPHHSASMAAIAGGGNRARPGEISLAHRGVLFLDEFPEFPRAALEALRQPLETGRTTVARAAAHVTYPARFQLVAAMNPCRCGHLFDAARACGRAPRCGEDYQGRISGPLLDRIDLVVEIAPASPAELMRAPPGERSETVAARVAACRAIQRARQGEGVGNADLAGDAIALDAAARALAEQAADRLHLSARGLTRILRVARTIADLAGVDVVRREHVAEAIAYRHRQPGRAAPARRLAAQAGD
- the radC gene encoding RadC family protein, whose amino-acid sequence is MAERGGFDHAPAADAPFSSTGPQGHRGRMREKLLGRGAEALADYELLEMLLFLAFKKGDTKPLAKALINRFGSYAAVLAAEPDALFATPGLGQHSVAAIKLVQASAIRLARAELADAPVLNNWERLIDYLTIAMAREPVEQFRVIYLDNRNRLLADEVASRGTVNHTQVYVREVVRRAIETRATALILVHNHPSGDPSPSRDDVEMTREVQRAVALLDITLHDHVIIGKAGWLSFRREGFLSGAAA
- a CDS encoding RidA family protein, which codes for MSRIIRTEANEILSKAVEYHGFVYTQGVVAADPAGDITAQTRDVLAQIDALLEQHGTDNTRLLQAQIWLKSIDDRGAMNAVWSAWLPEGGAPVRACVEAKLADPRYLVEIMVVACR
- a CDS encoding CHAP domain-containing protein, translated to MEHHVVVRHVVERRPAVRRYRYPRHLVRRTSYLWCVPYAREVSHIDIKGDAFLWWAEAAGRYARGYRPEDGAVLNFRPTGRMPLGHVAVVAKVINSREILVDQANWIPDTVSRNVPVIDVSPNNNWSEVKVALGNGSFGTVYPTYGFIYNQAPSNVVYASNGGTEVAEAPVVHKIRLTAPNRTLR